The following DNA comes from Capsicum annuum cultivar UCD-10X-F1 chromosome 7, UCD10Xv1.1, whole genome shotgun sequence.
TCATCCACGCCTCCCTGTCAATCTCCAAACCTTCTGTCTGTAAAGACTTGATTGCCCTTGCAATAATTTTCCCAACTAATTCAGTTTTCCCATTGGCTTCTTCAAGCCTAGCTGCAGTGATCCAGATGGCAGGCTCTTTAAGCAGCTTTTCTCTAGCCTTGTTCAGTACCTTCTTAGCATTTTCATAGGTTTCCAACTTAGCAAGAGCAAGCCACAGCTCCACATGCAATGGACAGCATTCCACAGCCCTCTGAAGCAAAAGCCTAGCATCTTCTTCATTGGCCAACTCCACAACAGCTTTCCACAACCTCACTGAATCGGGAATATGCTCTAGACCTTTCCTCAACACGCGGCTCTTGTTTGCTGTATCTTCCTCCAACTTTGAAGCCTGCATCCACAACTTCACAGAATTTGGATTTGCTTTAACACCTTGAGCAATCACTGCCTTGGCCTCAAGGGGGCTCGCCAAACGACATGCCTCCAACCAAACATCCTCATTCTTAGGACATTCTTCACACCCTTTCTTTATCAACTGCCTTGCTACCTGCATCTTCCCTGCAACCTCCTCCAATCTAGCAGCCGCTATCCAACCAGGAGGATGCTTTGGATTCGTCTGAGTAACAGACTTAAGCAACAACCTAGCCTTCTTTATATCGGAAATTTCAGCATCACTAGTAATCTTCATACTCTTCAAATCAGTCAAGTATCCCTTAGGATCCACCACCGTTTGCCCAGTAACCGAATCCAAAATCCTATCCAACCTCACCGACAACACAGTTCCTCTCCCTTCACCCACCGCAGTCAAATCTGCAACTGGCGTCTGCGAAGAAGGCGTCTCCATACCACCAACTATCCTACTCCTCGGATCCAACGCAGTTACATGCTCTTTCTCCTGCCTTGCCTTCTCCAAAAGCGTATCCGGAACAGGCACAAAACTCTCAAACCTCTTCTTCTTATTCCTTAAAGAATAATCCCCTATATCCGGTATACTATCCCACTCATCACTAGACAATGTGTACAACTTCCTCTTCAAATCAGCAAACTGTTCAGTAATTTTCGGATTTGAAGCCCTATACTTTTCAATCTCCTGCTTTAACCTAGCTTCCCTCCTATCCTTCCTCCTCGAATCCATCCTCTGATCAATCGCTTCCCATATCTCATCCGCCTCCTTGTCATCTTCATCATACTCCGCAGACGCAAATAACCCTACATCATTGCCTTCAAACTCATCAAATTTCTGATTCTCGTCATACCCTTTCTCCTCActctcctcctcttcctcttcttctccaCCACCCTTCCCTCTCCCACGTCCAACTCCTCCAGCCGCAGGCGCTGCTCCGCCAACAGCTGACCTATCCGGTAAATCCGGGGCAGCACGGGCCGGGCCGATATCCGACCGGGTCGTGAAGCCCGTAGCACCACGGCCCAGCCCAGCAACATAATTCGGAGGAGGTCGAGTGTTGAGGAAATCGAGTCGGGCTTTCGGGGCACCCGGTGCTTGCATACCACCGAGAAGAGGAACGTGAAGGGTAATAGTGGAATTTGGGAAAATTCCGAGATCTGATAACGGCGACGATTCATCGCAATCGCCGTTAAACAGACGGCGTCCGGATGAATAGAGCCGTTGTTGAGCGATCGGGATTTGGAATTTTTCGTTGATTTGTAGGGTAAGGGTTTGAAGAGAAGTAGTGGAAGGGGTGATTTCTAGGGTTAGGGTTTTGTGATTTGGGAGATTTATGAACACCATTGTTGTCTGTTGATGAGCAAAATTGTTCAACAGAAGATAAACAAAATGATTTGTATACTAGCGGAAATAGGTCGGTGTAAACTTGGAAATGGAACTCGATAATAGATGCGTAATACTCTTATTGTTGTGTAAGTTCTTATTAGTCAAAAGTGTCTTTGACTGCTGAATCTGCTTATTTTGATTTGTAAGGCATAACAAGTAAACATGCTtgcatcaaaaaaaaaaaaaaaatgtaaacatgCTCGAAGGCAATTCTTCGTGCATCGGACATGTAGTTCATCGAATATGTTGCGATATGAATAAGAATACATGCTGCAAAAGATAGGATCGAAGCTGATACATTAATCATTTACTTAATATTCTTGTACGAGTTCATAATAATCGCAGGAGATGAATCTTGATTTTGGTGAATTAAGGTATAATAATCTTTAAATTAGCCTCAACTTATATTTATGATCTTCAATTTTGAATGCGTATAAGTACgtatttaaatttgtataaagttgaataagtaaATATTAACATTTTATGTGGCATAATATACGTAAGACGTTAATAAGCCATGTAGGATGCTATATTAAATGCTTGTGTTTACCTGTTCaaatttatacaagtttaagtattTATTTATGCACATAAAAAATAGAGAGTATAAATAAAAACTGAAGCTAAGTTAAAAggagtcatttatatattatatgatGAATAATTGAATTCCATAAGGGGCGAAAATAGGAACAACACaatgaactataaaataaatattgttttcCCTCCCTCTCACATACAtgctaataaaaaataaattttatgttgattcCTAAGAAGAAATTTATAAACAAAACGAGCTTTCCTAATTCATGCGTTATTAGTGaagtatatattatgttaattcaatttaataaaaataaataaataaataaaacattataCGTATATCATGAAGtacaaaacttaaaataatataatcaaacGTAGGCATACACCATCAATTATTAACTGTACAAAACATATGTTTGCACCATCAATATTAGAAGGAGACTTCACCGATAAAGAAGATTTCAACTTAACTTGAGTTAGAAGTTTTTATTGAccttaatttataattaaatttctTTCCACATTAAGAAACTGATGTTaacaattatgaacaaataaaaattatcaaatttttgtcGATGCACATTTAAATAGTGGTCCGAATCTTAGTTTAGAAATTTGAAGTGCAACAAATGCGCTACTCTATAGAACTCAAAATTCAATACATTCTACAAAATCACAAAGCAATTCAATTTACAATTACTAACTATTTTAATCTGTCTTCAAACTTAATTTggtaatcatcaaattaaaagaatagagTATAATCCTAAATTTATAGGTTAATCGTTTACATGTCGAATTCaatcaataaatttaattaatgattCAACTATAATTACTAATCaatatataccaaaatatagttaaataacataaattaaacTAAGCCAcaactaaataaagaaagaaaaaaggaagggataaaccttttttttttgcCACTTCATTCAACAATAATATGCTTGTTGATTATTAACATATGAGAATTTTATTGTAAACTGTTGATTATGTATAGTTTATAGTTATATATAGTCTAAACTAAAAGAAACTTGGCTAACAAGTGATGTTACTAGACAATTATATCCAATTATATCGTAAACTGATTTTACGGATTGTTTTTGCTGAATGAAGTATCCAGTTTGATTTactctatatctatatctatatatactaaaTAGTAAGAAAGTTTTGCTTAGATTGTTGTCAAGTGGCGACCTAAGATGATGGCATGTgttagtttttaggataaattagTTAAAATTAGGTTTTAATTAGTTGTTAGTTAATTAGTTGTTGTTTTTTGGGAAGTTACagatttttaatattaaaatttattttttatctaaaaaattaatttttaattaaacttACGTATTTCAACTGCTgctcctttaaaaaaaaaaaaaacagcaactGCTCCTTTTTTGTGAAAGTAATGTATATTGTAAATTTAGGAAAGTTTATTAaagctttttaaaattttgatatttatttatttatttattattccatcttttcctttataaaaaaaaataaaaagtaattttcacatttttttatcaTAGTGATGATTATctatttactctttttttttaaatggagattGTTTgtgttaatttttaaattaataattaataataaatttaatatggAACTAACTCCCCACTTCTCCCACGTTCACAAACCACATTTAGGACTCTTTTTCTTAGAGGGAAGTTATCAGTTTTTAAtagtaaatatttaaatataaacattaaattataattaatctAAGGTACTTAAAGTACTCCTTTGTTGAAACTTCTCTAAGAGATCGTAACTTTTTCAAACAACACTCTTCATTCAGAGTAGAATAATGTATTTTAACTTTACAATCAACTCATTGCTCTGCTCTCAAGTTTCGGATATGGCTGATCAAGAGCGACAATTTGCACGTTTTCtttaacc
Coding sequences within:
- the LOC107855025 gene encoding protein STABILIZED1; protein product: MVFINLPNHKTLTLEITPSTTSLQTLTLQINEKFQIPIAQQRLYSSGRRLFNGDCDESSPLSDLGIFPNSTITLHVPLLGGMQAPGAPKARLDFLNTRPPPNYVAGLGRGATGFTTRSDIGPARAAPDLPDRSAVGGAAPAAGGVGRGRGKGGGEEEEEEESEEKGYDENQKFDEFEGNDVGLFASAEYDEDDKEADEIWEAIDQRMDSRRKDRREARLKQEIEKYRASNPKITEQFADLKRKLYTLSSDEWDSIPDIGDYSLRNKKKRFESFVPVPDTLLEKARQEKEHVTALDPRSRIVGGMETPSSQTPVADLTAVGEGRGTVLSVRLDRILDSVTGQTVVDPKGYLTDLKSMKITSDAEISDIKKARLLLKSVTQTNPKHPPGWIAAARLEEVAGKMQVARQLIKKGCEECPKNEDVWLEACRLASPLEAKAVIAQGVKANPNSVKLWMQASKLEEDTANKSRVLRKGLEHIPDSVRLWKAVVELANEEDARLLLQRAVECCPLHVELWLALAKLETYENAKKVLNKAREKLLKEPAIWITAARLEEANGKTELVGKIIARAIKSLQTEGLEIDREAWMKEAEGCERAGSLATCEAIINNTVGFGVEEEDRKRTWVADAEECKKRGSIETAKYIYAHARTVFKTKKSIWLKAAQLEKSHGTRESLDALLRKAVMYIPKAEVLWLMGAKEKWLAGDVPAARAILEEAFAAIPDSEEIWLAAFKLEFENRETERARKLLAKARERGGLERVWMKSVIVERELGNVDEERRLLGEALRRFPSFFKLWLMLGQLEERLGNSNKAKDAFESGIKNCPSCIPLWLSLATLEEKMNGLSKARAVLTMARKKNPQNPELWLAAVRAEARHGYKREADVLMAKALQECPNSGILWAASIEMAPRPQRKTKSSDALKKCDHDPHVITAVAKLFWQERKVDKARNWFNRAVTLAPDIGDFWALYFKFEQQHGTEEQRTDVLKRCVAAEPKHGEKWQATAKAVENSHEPTESILKKVVATLKKEENLAENNHN